From a region of the Gordonia sp. PP30 genome:
- a CDS encoding ISL3 family transposase codes for MSELTSLLLGLEGVQVVGVDILADRTRVVDVVTADPRAACCPDCGHKSRSVKDRAVTTPRDIGYGTDPIVLRWNKIRWRCRNPECKRASFTEAIEQIPARRRTTSRLRRQIGLSVGEHARSVAEVAAEHKVSWPTAHTAFCEVADEVLDAPEPVRMLGIDETRRGRPRWKRSSDGRWYRVDPWDTGFVDLDGVQGLLGQTTGRTSAAVADWLNAQPAAFRASITHVAIDPCAAYAAAVAQALPDAQVVVDHFHLIKLANDMVTAVRRRVTWERRGRRGRAVDPEWANRRRLLTARERLSEKNYKKMWDALRANDPGNEVLAAYIVKEELRVLLALARCQPDRHRLRHKLYRFYDLCAEVNMPEVTKLASTIETWWAGIAAFLDTGITNARTEGYNRLVKQVKRAACGFRNLENSRRRIRFHCTRKQRASIQTHC; via the coding sequence GTGTCCGAGCTTACGTCGTTGTTGCTGGGTCTGGAAGGTGTGCAGGTCGTCGGGGTGGACATCCTCGCCGATCGCACTCGTGTCGTGGATGTCGTGACCGCCGATCCGCGGGCAGCGTGCTGCCCGGACTGCGGCCACAAGTCACGGTCGGTGAAAGACCGAGCGGTCACCACACCCCGCGATATCGGGTACGGCACCGATCCGATCGTGTTGCGGTGGAACAAGATCCGCTGGCGGTGCCGCAACCCCGAGTGCAAGCGCGCGTCGTTCACCGAGGCCATCGAACAGATCCCGGCCCGCCGGCGCACCACCAGCAGGCTGCGCCGTCAGATCGGGTTGTCGGTCGGCGAGCACGCCCGGTCGGTGGCCGAGGTCGCCGCCGAACACAAGGTGTCGTGGCCGACCGCGCACACCGCGTTCTGCGAGGTCGCCGACGAGGTCCTCGACGCGCCTGAGCCGGTGCGGATGCTGGGGATCGATGAGACCCGCCGAGGCCGGCCCCGCTGGAAACGCAGTTCAGATGGTCGCTGGTACCGGGTCGACCCGTGGGACACCGGCTTCGTCGACCTCGACGGCGTCCAGGGCCTGTTAGGACAGACCACCGGCCGCACCTCGGCCGCGGTCGCCGACTGGCTCAACGCCCAACCCGCGGCGTTCCGGGCTTCGATCACCCATGTGGCGATCGACCCGTGTGCCGCCTACGCCGCCGCGGTTGCCCAGGCATTGCCCGATGCGCAGGTGGTCGTCGATCACTTCCACCTGATCAAACTCGCCAATGACATGGTGACCGCGGTCCGTCGTCGAGTCACCTGGGAACGGCGCGGCCGCCGGGGCCGGGCAGTCGACCCGGAGTGGGCCAACCGTCGGCGCCTGCTCACCGCCCGCGAACGCCTCTCCGAGAAGAACTACAAGAAGATGTGGGATGCGTTGCGCGCCAACGATCCTGGGAACGAGGTCCTGGCCGCCTACATCGTGAAAGAGGAACTGCGTGTGCTGCTGGCGCTCGCCCGCTGCCAGCCCGACCGTCATCGGTTGCGCCATAAGCTGTACCGGTTCTACGACCTATGTGCCGAGGTGAACATGCCCGAGGTCACCAAGCTCGCCTCCACGATCGAGACCTGGTGGGCCGGAATCGCCGCGTTCCTCGACACCGGGATCACCAACGCGCGCACCGAAGGCTACAACCGGCTCGTCAAACAGGTGAAACGCGCCGCGTGCGGGTTCCGGAACCTCGAAAACTCACGACGCCGGATACGCTTCCACTGCACCCGCAAACAGCGGGCCAGCATCCAGACTCACTGCTGA
- a CDS encoding TIGR03619 family F420-dependent LLM class oxidoreductase yields the protein MRFTFAEAMTDPAYYAPLAQAAEAAGFSGMTIPDSLAYPEVSDAKYPYTPDGNREFLEGKDFIETFIQAAALGAVTTTLRFLPFVLKLPVRPPALVAKQASSVACLTGNRLGLGVGTSPWPEDYDIMGVDFARRGKRMDECMDIIRGLTSGDYFEFHGEFYDIPKVKMSPAPTEPIPLLVGGHADAALRRAVIRGDGWMHGGGPAEELDDLLARISAIRTAEGKADDPFEIHVISMDAYTVDGVKRLEDKGITDVIVGFRLPYIMGPDTEPLAKKIEHLNWYGENIIAKSA from the coding sequence ATGCGTTTTACGTTCGCCGAGGCGATGACCGACCCCGCCTACTACGCACCGCTCGCCCAGGCCGCGGAGGCGGCGGGCTTCTCGGGGATGACGATCCCCGATTCGCTCGCCTATCCCGAGGTCTCCGACGCGAAGTACCCCTACACGCCCGACGGGAACCGCGAATTCTTGGAGGGCAAGGACTTCATCGAGACCTTCATCCAGGCCGCGGCACTCGGCGCGGTGACCACGACCCTGCGGTTCCTGCCGTTCGTGCTGAAACTGCCGGTCCGGCCACCTGCGCTGGTCGCCAAGCAGGCGTCGTCCGTCGCGTGTCTGACCGGGAATCGTCTCGGCCTCGGCGTCGGCACCAGTCCGTGGCCGGAGGACTACGACATCATGGGCGTCGATTTCGCTCGCCGCGGCAAGCGGATGGACGAATGCATGGACATCATCCGGGGCCTGACCAGCGGCGACTACTTCGAGTTCCACGGCGAGTTCTACGACATCCCCAAGGTGAAGATGTCACCCGCCCCCACCGAGCCCATCCCGCTGCTGGTCGGCGGCCACGCCGACGCCGCCCTGCGACGCGCCGTGATCCGCGGCGACGGCTGGATGCACGGCGGCGGCCCGGCCGAGGAACTCGACGACCTGCTCGCCCGGATCAGCGCGATCCGCACGGCGGAGGGCAAGGCCGACGACCCGTTCGAGATCCACGTCATCTCCATGGACGCCTACACCGTCGACGGCGTGAAGCGCCTGGAAGACAAGGGCATCACCGACGTCATCGTCGGCTTCCGCCTCCCCTACATCATGGGTCCGGACACCGAGCCGCTGGCGAAGAAGATCGAGCACCTGAACTGGTACGGCGAGAACATCATCGCGAAGTCCGCCTGA
- a CDS encoding serine/threonine-protein kinase, translated as MDQMIAGYRVLRPLGQGGMGSVYLVQNPRLPRQEALKLVAADLSVDDVFRARFEREADVLSKLNHPNIVHAYASGRSEGRLWLTMEFIDGPDAATLLDRYRRLPLAQVDDIVTGVAAALDYAWATQRLTHRDVKPANILVQNGMTGPAAVKLADFGVATGPDRTRLTQSGHAVGTLWYLAPEGLSAPRVDDRADQYSLACTAYHLITGYPPFGDRPAADMMRAHMTETVAPPSMLVPGLPPYVDAAITRAMAKDPAQRFESSTAFAAALRGVVPEAVTADIAGPLVRPPTRAMAPGDYAAEYAAAAAAASFSPPSGPGQGGPPPGGDGGPPDRKIGLIIGVVAAVLLVILLVGGLILYVTHRGGDSPAPVAVSSATSSATSSAPSSSTTTSSVTSSATTSAAGASLAALDGAWTGTYTCNQGESALKLTFRDGGDRTIRATFEFGPTGSNPTVARGSYEMYGVRIGDTLTLTGTRWIDQPSGYQMVPLLVDGPFTTGMSRLTGTVPYTGCTSFSVTR; from the coding sequence ATGGACCAGATGATCGCCGGCTACCGAGTGCTGCGGCCGCTCGGGCAGGGCGGCATGGGCAGCGTGTACCTGGTGCAGAATCCGCGCCTGCCGCGGCAGGAGGCGCTCAAGCTGGTCGCCGCCGATCTGAGCGTCGACGACGTCTTCCGGGCGCGCTTCGAGCGGGAAGCCGACGTGCTGTCGAAGCTGAACCACCCGAACATCGTGCACGCGTACGCGAGCGGTCGTTCCGAGGGCCGGCTGTGGCTGACGATGGAGTTCATCGACGGGCCCGACGCCGCGACCCTGCTCGACCGCTACCGGCGCCTGCCGCTCGCGCAGGTCGATGACATCGTCACCGGGGTCGCCGCGGCGCTCGACTACGCCTGGGCCACCCAGCGCCTCACGCACCGCGACGTGAAGCCCGCGAACATCCTGGTGCAGAACGGCATGACCGGGCCGGCCGCGGTGAAGCTCGCCGACTTCGGCGTCGCGACCGGGCCCGACCGGACGCGGCTGACGCAGAGCGGGCACGCCGTCGGGACGCTCTGGTACCTGGCCCCGGAGGGACTGTCCGCGCCGCGCGTCGACGACCGCGCCGACCAGTATTCGCTGGCGTGCACGGCCTATCACCTGATCACCGGCTACCCGCCGTTCGGCGATCGGCCGGCCGCCGACATGATGCGCGCCCACATGACCGAGACCGTCGCGCCGCCGTCGATGCTGGTCCCCGGCCTGCCGCCGTACGTCGATGCGGCGATCACCCGGGCGATGGCGAAGGACCCGGCACAGCGTTTCGAGTCGAGCACCGCGTTCGCCGCGGCGCTGCGGGGGGTCGTACCGGAGGCGGTGACCGCCGACATCGCGGGGCCCCTCGTACGCCCGCCGACCCGGGCGATGGCCCCGGGCGACTACGCCGCCGAGTACGCGGCCGCGGCCGCCGCGGCGTCGTTCTCGCCGCCGTCCGGTCCCGGTCAGGGCGGGCCGCCGCCCGGCGGTGACGGTGGCCCGCCCGATCGCAAGATCGGCCTCATCATCGGCGTGGTCGCCGCGGTGCTGCTGGTGATTCTGCTGGTCGGCGGGCTGATCCTGTACGTCACCCATCGCGGCGGCGATTCTCCCGCTCCGGTCGCCGTCTCGTCGGCGACCTCCAGCGCCACCTCGTCGGCGCCGTCATCGAGCACGACGACGTCGAGCGTGACCTCGTCGGCCACCACCTCGGCGGCCGGCGCCTCGCTCGCCGCGCTCGACGGCGCCTGGACCGGCACGTACACCTGCAACCAGGGCGAGAGCGCCCTGAAGCTGACGTTCCGCGACGGCGGCGACCGCACCATCCGCGCCACCTTCGAATTCGGCCCGACCGGGAGCAATCCGACGGTGGCGCGTGGGTCGTACGAGATGTACGGCGTGCGGATCGGCGACACACTGACCCTCACCGGGACCCGCTGGATCGATCAGCCGAGCGGGTACCAGATGGTGCCGCTGCTGGTCGACGGCCCCTTCACCACCGGCATGTCCCGCCTGACCGGAACCGTGCCTTACACCGGCTGCACGTCGTTCTCCGTCACCCGTTGA
- a CDS encoding glycosyltransferase family 2 protein codes for MSAPATGRVIGVVVTHRRRELLAESLAVLSAQDRPLDHLIVVDNAAEPEVGELVAAQSIPATYLPSQHNLGGAGGFALGMLHALALGADWIWCADDDGRPEGPQVLSTLLDCAVRHGLGEVSPVVVNIDEPDALAFPLRRGLVWRRRRSELFTETEDSSEDLLPSIASLMNGALFAASTLDRIGVPDLRLFVRGDEVEMHRRLARSGVAFGTCLTTAYLHPDGSDEFRPILGGRMHTQYPDNETKRFFTYRNRGYLMSQPGMRKLLPQEYARFAWYFLVQQRDLAGFREWMRLRRLGRQERFSPPGH; via the coding sequence GTGAGTGCGCCCGCCACCGGCCGTGTGATCGGCGTCGTCGTCACCCACCGGCGACGGGAACTGCTCGCCGAATCGCTGGCGGTGCTGTCCGCGCAGGACCGGCCGCTCGACCACCTGATCGTCGTCGACAACGCCGCCGAGCCCGAGGTCGGCGAGCTCGTCGCCGCGCAGTCGATCCCGGCCACGTACCTGCCGTCGCAGCACAATCTGGGCGGGGCCGGCGGGTTCGCCCTCGGCATGCTGCACGCCCTGGCGCTGGGCGCCGACTGGATCTGGTGCGCCGACGACGACGGCCGCCCGGAGGGTCCGCAGGTGCTCTCGACGCTCCTGGACTGCGCCGTCCGGCACGGACTCGGGGAGGTCTCGCCGGTCGTCGTGAACATCGACGAACCGGATGCGCTGGCGTTCCCGCTGCGGCGGGGACTGGTGTGGCGCCGCCGCCGTTCGGAGCTGTTCACCGAGACGGAGGACTCGTCGGAGGATCTGCTGCCGTCGATCGCGTCGCTGATGAACGGGGCGCTGTTCGCGGCGTCCACGCTCGACCGGATCGGCGTCCCGGATCTGCGGCTGTTCGTGCGCGGCGACGAGGTGGAGATGCATCGTCGTCTGGCCCGGTCGGGCGTGGCCTTCGGCACCTGCCTGACCACCGCGTACCTGCATCCGGACGGCAGCGACGAGTTCCGGCCGATCCTCGGCGGCCGGATGCACACGCAGTACCCGGACAACGAGACCAAGCGGTTCTTCACCTACCGCAACCGCGGATACCTGATGAGCCAGCCCGGCATGCGTAAACTCCTTCCCCAGGAGTACGCGCGGTTCGCTTGGTATTTCCTGGTACAGCAGCGGGATCTCGCGGGTTTCCGCGAGTGGATGCGACTGCGCAGGCTGGGCCGCCAGGAACGCTTCTCCCCGCCCGGGCACTGA
- a CDS encoding ABC transporter ATP-binding protein: MAKGNPTSRPIRVDTWDACVDFPIFDAKTRSLKKAVIGAAGGVIGSNNSRTVVVEALRDINLHLEHGDRVGLVGHNGAGKSTLLRLLSGIYEPTRGSCRVQGRVAPVFDLGVGMDPEISGYENILIRGMFLGMSRKEMLAKTDEIAEFSELGDYLEMPLRTYSTGMRVRLALGVVTSIDPEILILDEGIGAVDAEFMKKARTRLQALVERSGILVFASHSNEFLAQLCDRALWIDHGQIRMDGGIEEVVQQYQGDDAAAQVRKVLAEQAGPGDGA; this comes from the coding sequence GTGGCCAAAGGCAATCCGACGTCCAGACCGATCCGGGTCGACACCTGGGACGCCTGCGTCGACTTCCCGATCTTCGACGCCAAGACGCGCTCGCTGAAGAAGGCGGTGATCGGCGCGGCCGGCGGGGTGATCGGCTCCAACAACTCGCGCACCGTCGTCGTCGAGGCCCTCCGCGACATCAACCTGCACCTGGAGCACGGCGACCGCGTCGGGCTGGTCGGGCACAACGGCGCGGGCAAGTCGACACTGCTGCGCCTGCTGTCCGGGATCTACGAGCCCACCCGCGGCAGCTGCCGCGTCCAGGGCCGGGTGGCGCCGGTCTTCGATCTCGGCGTCGGCATGGACCCGGAGATCTCCGGCTACGAGAACATCCTGATCCGCGGCATGTTCCTGGGCATGTCGCGCAAGGAGATGCTGGCCAAGACCGACGAGATCGCCGAATTCTCCGAGCTGGGCGACTACCTCGAGATGCCGCTGCGCACCTACTCCACCGGCATGCGGGTACGACTCGCCCTCGGCGTGGTGACCAGTATCGATCCCGAGATCCTGATTCTCGACGAGGGTATCGGCGCGGTCGACGCCGAGTTCATGAAGAAGGCCCGCACGCGGTTGCAGGCGCTCGTCGAGCGATCCGGCATCCTGGTCTTCGCCAGCCATTCCAACGAGTTCCTGGCGCAGCTGTGCGACCGCGCGCTCTGGATCGACCACGGTCAGATCCGGATGGACGGCGGCATCGAAGAAGTGGTGCAGCAGTATCAGGGCGACGACGCCGCGGCACAGGTCCGCAAGGTGCTCGCCGAGCAGGCGGGACCGGGGGACGGCGCGTGA
- a CDS encoding ABC transporter permease, protein MANPDGGIPPAPPVSDSRTFARGLKDLIDGFRDSELWLHLGWTDIRQRYKRSVLGPLWITVATAVTAVAMGLLYGELFGQNIHYFLPYVALGLMFWNFIADSIKEGSVVFSTNEGLIKQLPAPISVHVYRVVWRQLIIFAHNIVIYVVILIVFPQPLNWSALLFFPAMALFVLNAIWVTIVFGVMATRFRDIGQLLTTAVQLVFFLTPIIWSTKTFNGNGQMSERMRLVELNPMYHYLDISRGPLLGQPVAAYHWYVVLACTAVGCTAAMLVMRNYRARVAYWV, encoded by the coding sequence GTGGCAAACCCCGACGGCGGCATCCCCCCGGCTCCGCCCGTCTCCGATTCGCGGACCTTCGCGCGCGGCCTCAAGGACCTGATCGACGGTTTCCGCGACTCCGAACTCTGGCTCCACCTGGGCTGGACCGACATCCGGCAGCGATACAAGCGCTCGGTGCTCGGACCGCTGTGGATCACCGTCGCCACCGCCGTCACCGCGGTCGCGATGGGCCTGCTGTACGGCGAACTGTTCGGCCAGAACATCCACTACTTCCTCCCCTACGTGGCGCTGGGCCTGATGTTCTGGAACTTCATCGCCGACTCGATCAAAGAGGGCTCGGTGGTGTTCTCCACCAACGAGGGCCTGATCAAACAGCTCCCGGCGCCGATCAGCGTGCACGTCTACCGGGTGGTGTGGCGGCAGCTGATCATCTTCGCGCACAACATCGTCATCTACGTGGTGATCCTGATCGTCTTCCCGCAGCCGCTGAACTGGTCGGCGCTGCTGTTCTTCCCGGCGATGGCGCTGTTCGTGCTGAACGCGATCTGGGTGACCATCGTGTTCGGCGTGATGGCGACCCGATTCCGGGACATCGGCCAGCTGCTCACCACCGCGGTGCAGCTGGTGTTCTTCCTGACGCCGATCATCTGGTCCACCAAGACCTTCAACGGCAACGGCCAGATGTCCGAGCGGATGCGGCTGGTGGAACTCAACCCGATGTACCACTACCTCGACATCTCCCGCGGGCCGCTGCTCGGGCAGCCGGTGGCGGCCTACCACTGGTACGTGGTGCTGGCGTGCACGGCCGTCGGCTGCACCGCCGCCATGCTCGTGATGCGCAACTACCGCGCCCGCGTGGCGTACTGGGTATAG
- a CDS encoding aminotransferase class V-fold PLP-dependent enzyme, which translates to MAFDVASVRGLFPTLGDGWIHFDAGAGLQIPDAVASAMSTGVRALPVDPSGVGPQAEAAADAERTARRAVADLTGADPAGVVLGPSRSALVTALSDALPASDWTGEVICSRLDDEATIVPWLRGARAHGASVRWAEIDVSDGTLPAWQYGDLVTGRTKIVAVTLASSVTGAIVDVAQIANYAHSSGALLVVDASAVAPYARMSIGELGADVLLVSPERWGGPRMAAMAFAEPDRIERLGRVSMDPGSTGPARLEAEPMAGPLLAGLVASVEHLAGLDGAAAGKRRQRLTTSLEAAYEYGQRLTQYLINSLIHLGRVRVIGDDAHRIPVVSIVVEGVTAAAVCRRLADNGISAQCDVPSRALARIGASEAGGAVTIGLGPYALPYEIDQLARVLGSFG; encoded by the coding sequence ATGGCCTTCGACGTCGCCTCGGTTCGGGGCCTCTTCCCGACCCTCGGGGACGGCTGGATCCACTTCGACGCCGGCGCCGGCTTGCAGATCCCGGACGCCGTCGCCAGCGCCATGAGCACCGGTGTCCGGGCGCTGCCCGTCGACCCGTCGGGTGTCGGTCCGCAGGCCGAGGCGGCGGCCGACGCCGAACGCACGGCACGACGCGCCGTCGCCGACCTGACGGGCGCCGATCCCGCCGGGGTGGTCCTCGGGCCGTCGCGCAGCGCACTCGTGACCGCACTGTCCGATGCGCTGCCCGCGAGCGACTGGACCGGCGAGGTGATCTGCTCGCGGCTCGACGACGAGGCCACCATCGTGCCGTGGCTGCGGGGTGCGCGGGCGCACGGCGCGAGCGTCCGCTGGGCCGAGATCGACGTGTCCGACGGCACGCTCCCGGCGTGGCAGTACGGCGATCTGGTGACCGGCCGCACCAAGATCGTCGCGGTCACGCTGGCGTCGTCGGTGACCGGTGCGATCGTCGACGTCGCGCAGATCGCGAACTACGCGCATTCGTCCGGTGCGCTGCTGGTGGTCGATGCCAGCGCGGTGGCGCCGTACGCGCGGATGTCGATCGGCGAACTGGGCGCCGACGTGCTGCTGGTGAGCCCGGAGCGCTGGGGCGGCCCGCGGATGGCAGCGATGGCCTTCGCCGAGCCGGACCGGATCGAGCGACTGGGCCGTGTCTCCATGGATCCCGGTTCCACCGGCCCGGCGCGGCTGGAAGCCGAGCCGATGGCCGGTCCGCTGCTCGCCGGACTGGTCGCGTCGGTGGAGCATCTCGCCGGGCTCGACGGCGCGGCGGCCGGCAAACGCAGACAACGGCTGACCACGTCCCTGGAGGCCGCCTACGAGTACGGGCAGCGCCTGACGCAGTACCTGATCAACTCGCTGATCCACCTCGGGCGGGTCCGGGTGATCGGCGACGATGCGCACCGTATCCCGGTGGTCAGCATCGTCGTCGAGGGAGTGACCGCGGCCGCCGTGTGCCGTCGTCTCGCGGACAACGGGATCAGCGCGCAATGCGATGTCCCGAGCCGTGCGCTGGCACGGATCGGGGCTTCCGAGGCGGGCGGTGCGGTCACCATCGGCCTGGGGCCGTACGCGCTTCCCTATGAGATCGATCAGCTCGCGCGGGTGCTCGGTTCATTCGGCTGA
- a CDS encoding MarR family winged helix-turn-helix transcriptional regulator, protein MPPLWAVARGLAKGRKKLAEGELCGAVVVSPEQRSQWQEFVESGWELFHGLRRRTASVSELTYAEWRLLECLTAKPQLRISDLSERTHIGMSTVSRQVSRLIRDGYVATVNAEAGDARQKWVAITDRGREALAPVLAARDQAVRDLVLDVLSDEEYAQLVGLIRRVGEHAAVHSGVS, encoded by the coding sequence GTGCCACCCCTGTGGGCGGTGGCGCGGGGTCTGGCCAAGGGGAGGAAGAAGTTGGCAGAGGGGGAACTCTGCGGTGCCGTCGTCGTGTCACCGGAGCAGAGAAGTCAATGGCAGGAGTTCGTGGAATCCGGGTGGGAACTGTTCCACGGTCTCCGTCGCCGCACCGCGTCGGTGTCGGAGCTGACGTATGCGGAATGGCGTTTGCTGGAATGCCTGACGGCCAAGCCGCAGCTACGCATCTCGGACCTGTCCGAACGCACCCACATCGGGATGAGCACGGTGTCTCGCCAGGTCAGCCGGCTGATTCGGGACGGCTACGTGGCCACGGTGAACGCCGAGGCCGGTGATGCCCGGCAGAAGTGGGTCGCCATCACCGACCGGGGCCGCGAGGCGCTCGCCCCGGTGCTGGCCGCCCGCGACCAGGCGGTCCGCGATCTGGTGCTGGACGTGCTGTCCGACGAGGAGTACGCGCAGTTGGTCGGACTGATCCGCCGGGTCGGCGAACACGCCGCGGTGCACTCCGGAGTCAGCTGA
- a CDS encoding NAD(P)H-quinone oxidoreductase, with product MYAITGSDLDWTRVPDPEPAPDEVIIEVVAAGVNRADVLQRAGNYPPPPGASDILGLEVSGHIAQVGAQIAGWAVGDPVCALLSGGGYAERVAVPATQLLPVPEGVSVHDAAALPEVACTVMSNLFGTARLAPGEQLLIHGGSSGIGTHAIQVARAFGAHVAVTARNPEKLARCAELGAEVLIDYSYEDFVEALRPHGGADVVLDVVGAKYLARNLDVLTIGGRLVIIGMLGGRKAEIDLGKLLAKRLTVAGTTLRSRPATGPGSKAEAVVATLEGTWPLIAAGAVRPVIDSVFPIAEAAAALDRLTDGSAVGKVLLTVS from the coding sequence ATGTACGCCATCACCGGTAGCGACCTGGACTGGACGCGAGTCCCCGACCCCGAACCGGCACCCGACGAGGTGATCATCGAGGTGGTTGCCGCCGGCGTCAACCGCGCCGACGTCCTGCAGCGGGCCGGGAACTATCCGCCGCCGCCGGGCGCGTCGGACATCCTGGGTCTCGAGGTGTCCGGGCACATCGCGCAGGTAGGAGCGCAGATCGCGGGCTGGGCGGTAGGCGATCCGGTCTGCGCCCTTCTCAGCGGCGGCGGCTACGCCGAGCGGGTCGCCGTCCCGGCCACGCAGCTCCTCCCCGTTCCGGAGGGGGTCAGCGTGCACGACGCCGCCGCCCTGCCGGAGGTCGCCTGCACGGTGATGTCGAACCTCTTCGGCACGGCCCGGCTGGCACCCGGTGAGCAACTGCTGATCCACGGCGGCAGCAGCGGTATCGGCACGCACGCCATCCAGGTCGCGCGGGCCTTCGGCGCGCACGTCGCGGTCACGGCACGCAATCCGGAGAAGCTCGCACGGTGCGCGGAACTGGGCGCCGAGGTGCTGATCGACTACAGCTACGAGGACTTCGTCGAGGCCCTGCGGCCGCACGGCGGCGCGGACGTGGTGCTCGACGTGGTCGGCGCAAAGTACCTGGCGCGGAACCTCGACGTGCTGACCATCGGCGGACGGCTGGTGATCATCGGCATGCTCGGCGGCCGCAAGGCCGAGATCGACCTGGGCAAGCTGCTCGCCAAGCGGCTCACCGTCGCCGGCACCACCCTGCGCTCCCGGCCGGCCACCGGCCCCGGTTCCAAGGCCGAGGCCGTGGTGGCGACGCTGGAGGGCACGTGGCCGCTGATCGCGGCCGGTGCCGTGCGCCCGGTGATCGACTCGGTGTTCCCGATCGCCGAGGCCGCCGCGGCGCTCGACCGGCTGACCGACGGCTCCGCGGTCGGGAAGGTCCTGCTGACGGTCAGCTGA
- a CDS encoding RNA polymerase sigma-70 factor: protein MTAPEETFAEYRPLLFSIAYEILGSVTDAEDVLQESYLRWQSASGDVEHPRAYLARIVTRQSLNALRAASRRREEYVGTWLPEPLLTTGDEPGEHVLTGEAVSTAMLLVLETLPPTERAVFVLREVFDFAYPEIAEAVGKSPAAVRQIAHRARDHVHARRRVALAGPAEAQAAAETFLQAAVTGDVQALMDVLAPDAVFLGDGGGRVASARRPVHGANAVGRLILGLVRLSEKLGEMRVGFAPYNGMPALVVAFDGVVDSVMCLEVADGAITAVYAIRNPEKLCGIPAP, encoded by the coding sequence ATGACCGCTCCCGAGGAGACCTTCGCCGAATACCGGCCACTGCTGTTCTCCATCGCCTACGAGATCCTCGGCTCGGTGACCGACGCCGAGGATGTGCTCCAGGAGAGCTATCTGCGCTGGCAGTCGGCGTCCGGCGACGTCGAGCATCCGCGGGCCTACCTGGCGCGGATCGTCACCCGGCAATCGCTCAACGCGCTGCGCGCGGCGTCCCGGCGACGCGAGGAGTACGTCGGCACCTGGCTGCCCGAACCCCTGCTGACCACCGGCGACGAGCCCGGCGAGCACGTCCTGACCGGCGAGGCGGTCAGCACGGCCATGCTGCTGGTCCTGGAGACGCTGCCACCCACCGAACGCGCGGTCTTCGTGCTGCGCGAGGTGTTCGACTTCGCCTACCCGGAGATCGCCGAGGCCGTCGGCAAGTCCCCGGCGGCGGTGCGGCAGATCGCCCACCGCGCCCGCGATCACGTCCACGCGCGGCGCCGCGTCGCGCTCGCCGGACCCGCCGAAGCGCAGGCCGCCGCCGAAACCTTCCTGCAGGCCGCGGTCACCGGCGACGTGCAGGCGCTGATGGACGTGCTGGCCCCCGACGCGGTGTTCCTCGGCGACGGCGGCGGCCGGGTGGCCTCGGCACGACGCCCCGTTCACGGCGCGAACGCGGTGGGCCGCCTGATCCTCGGCCTGGTGCGGCTGAGCGAGAAGCTCGGCGAGATGCGGGTCGGCTTCGCGCCCTACAACGGCATGCCCGCACTGGTGGTGGCGTTCGACGGTGTCGTCGACAGCGTGATGTGCCTCGAGGTGGCGGACGGCGCGATCACCGCGGTCTACGCGATCCGCAACCCGGAGAAGCTGTGCGGCATCCCCGCGCCGTGA